The proteins below come from a single Hyperolius riggenbachi isolate aHypRig1 chromosome 8, aHypRig1.pri, whole genome shotgun sequence genomic window:
- the ELK1 gene encoding ETS domain-containing protein Elk-1 isoform X2, which produces MDPSGTLWQFLLQLLEEQSHRHLISWTSNDGEFKLLDAEEVARLWGLRKNKTNMNYDKLSRALRYYYDKNIIKKVSGQKFVYKFVCYPDPGAGEASKDDGKCRESVTELAQTPKPGDCSPYVPKLARSSPKTSRNEYMRSGLYSTFTIQSLQAPPSTQPRSSKLEALPTAEAPPLQEERSQSIDISQYESMDQSDTDLSLEVNIHSSKELQLHVTVDPPTPDIKVEDPLEDTGDEVEDLSEPQVFLASLPEIKTTSEDQPLAQEILVVINSPEKEDGKAKEDYLEEVKKEEENLPLASGQEGHPMKGKKPKDLEIPFSTVIGQEKMNAAVNSLLAPGSASSVITSHSLTPLLLTPSSLPPSIHFWSTLSPIAPRSPAKLSFQFPANGNTQIHVPTLSVDGLSTPVVLSPGPQKP; this is translated from the exons CAGTTTCTCCTGCAGCTGTTGGAGGAGCAGAGTCATCGTCACCTCATCTCCTGGACCTCCAACGATGGCGAGTTCAAGCTCTTGGACGCAGAGGAGGTAGCTCGGCTCTGGGGCCTGCGGAAGAACAAGACCAACATGAACTACGACAAGCTGAGCCGAGCTTTGAGATACTACTATGATAAG AATATTATCAAGAAAGTCAGTGGGCAGAAGTTCGTGTACAAGTTTGTGTGCTATCCGGATCCTGGAGCGGGGGAGGCCTCGAAGGATGACGGGAAGTGCAGGGAGTCGGTGACTGAACTGGCCCAGACCCCTAAACCCGGAGATTGCTCCCCCTACGTCCCCAAGCTGGCCAGAAGCAGCCCCAAGACTAGCCGCAACGAATACATGAGATCCGGCCTCTACTCCACCTTCACCATCCAATCCCTGCAGGCCCCGCCCAGCACACAGCCCAGGAGTAGCAAATTGGAAGCCCTGCCTACTGCTGAAGCTCCTCCCCTCCAAGAGGAGAGGAGTCAGAGCATTGACATTTCTCAGTATGAGTCTATGGATCAGAGCGATACAGACCTCTCGCTGGAAGTCAATATCCACAGCTCCAAAGAACTGCAACTACAT gtcacaGTAGACCCCCCAACCCCTGACATCAAAGTGGAGGACCCCCTTGAAGACACTGGGGATGAGGTTGAAGACCTGTCGGAGCCTCAGGTCTTCCTGGCCTCTCTCCCCGAGATCAAGACGACCAGTGAGGATCAGCCGCTGGCCCAGGAGATCCTGGTGGTGATCAACTCTCCGGAGAAGGAGGACGGGAAAGCCAAGGAGGACTATCTGGAGGAagtgaagaaggaggaggagaacctGCCACTGGCCTCAGGGCAGGAAGGACATCCCATGAAAGGGAAGAAGCCAAAAGACCTGGAAATCCCCTTCTCCACTGTGATCGGGCAGGAGAAGATGAACGCTGCTGTGAACTCCTTGCTGGCCCCTGGGAGCGCCTCATCTGTCATCACCTCTCATTCGCTG ACTCCTCTGCTGCTGACGCCAAGCTCATTGCCTCCGTCCATCCATTTCTGGAGTACCCTCAGCCCTATCGCCCCCAGGAGTCCCGCCAAGCTGTCCTTCCAG
- the ELK1 gene encoding ETS domain-containing protein Elk-1 isoform X3, giving the protein MERWTSPKPVTSVRFQLPTNIIKKVSGQKFVYKFVCYPDPGAGEASKDDGKCRESVTELAQTPKPGDCSPYVPKLARSSPKTSRNEYMRSGLYSTFTIQSLQAPPSTQPRSSKLEALPTAEAPPLQEERSQSIDISQYESMDQSDTDLSLEVNIHSSKELQLHITVDPPTPDIKLEDPLEDAWDEVTVDPPTPDIKVEDPLEDTGDEVEDLSEPQVFLASLPEIKTTSEDQPLAQEILVVINSPEKEDGKAKEDYLEEVKKEEENLPLASGQEGHPMKGKKPKDLEIPFSTVIGQEKMNAAVNSLLAPGSASSVITSHSLTPLLLTPSSLPPSIHFWSTLSPIAPRSPAKLSFQFPANGNTQIHVPTLSVDGLSTPVVLSPGPQKP; this is encoded by the exons atggagagatggactagtccaaaacctgtcacttctgtcagatttcaactacctact AATATTATCAAGAAAGTCAGTGGGCAGAAGTTCGTGTACAAGTTTGTGTGCTATCCGGATCCTGGAGCGGGGGAGGCCTCGAAGGATGACGGGAAGTGCAGGGAGTCGGTGACTGAACTGGCCCAGACCCCTAAACCCGGAGATTGCTCCCCCTACGTCCCCAAGCTGGCCAGAAGCAGCCCCAAGACTAGCCGCAACGAATACATGAGATCCGGCCTCTACTCCACCTTCACCATCCAATCCCTGCAGGCCCCGCCCAGCACACAGCCCAGGAGTAGCAAATTGGAAGCCCTGCCTACTGCTGAAGCTCCTCCCCTCCAAGAGGAGAGGAGTCAGAGCATTGACATTTCTCAGTATGAGTCTATGGATCAGAGCGATACAGACCTCTCGCTGGAAGTCAATATCCACAGCTCCAAAGAACTGCAACTACAT ATCACAGTGGATCCCCCAACCCCTGATATCAAACTGGAGGACCCCCTTGAAGACGCATGGGATGAG gtcacaGTAGACCCCCCAACCCCTGACATCAAAGTGGAGGACCCCCTTGAAGACACTGGGGATGAGGTTGAAGACCTGTCGGAGCCTCAGGTCTTCCTGGCCTCTCTCCCCGAGATCAAGACGACCAGTGAGGATCAGCCGCTGGCCCAGGAGATCCTGGTGGTGATCAACTCTCCGGAGAAGGAGGACGGGAAAGCCAAGGAGGACTATCTGGAGGAagtgaagaaggaggaggagaacctGCCACTGGCCTCAGGGCAGGAAGGACATCCCATGAAAGGGAAGAAGCCAAAAGACCTGGAAATCCCCTTCTCCACTGTGATCGGGCAGGAGAAGATGAACGCTGCTGTGAACTCCTTGCTGGCCCCTGGGAGCGCCTCATCTGTCATCACCTCTCATTCGCTG ACTCCTCTGCTGCTGACGCCAAGCTCATTGCCTCCGTCCATCCATTTCTGGAGTACCCTCAGCCCTATCGCCCCCAGGAGTCCCGCCAAGCTGTCCTTCCAG
- the ELK1 gene encoding ETS domain-containing protein Elk-1 isoform X1 — translation MDPSGTLWQFLLQLLEEQSHRHLISWTSNDGEFKLLDAEEVARLWGLRKNKTNMNYDKLSRALRYYYDKNIIKKVSGQKFVYKFVCYPDPGAGEASKDDGKCRESVTELAQTPKPGDCSPYVPKLARSSPKTSRNEYMRSGLYSTFTIQSLQAPPSTQPRSSKLEALPTAEAPPLQEERSQSIDISQYESMDQSDTDLSLEVNIHSSKELQLHITVDPPTPDIKLEDPLEDAWDEVTVDPPTPDIKVEDPLEDTGDEVEDLSEPQVFLASLPEIKTTSEDQPLAQEILVVINSPEKEDGKAKEDYLEEVKKEEENLPLASGQEGHPMKGKKPKDLEIPFSTVIGQEKMNAAVNSLLAPGSASSVITSHSLTPLLLTPSSLPPSIHFWSTLSPIAPRSPAKLSFQFPANGNTQIHVPTLSVDGLSTPVVLSPGPQKP, via the exons CAGTTTCTCCTGCAGCTGTTGGAGGAGCAGAGTCATCGTCACCTCATCTCCTGGACCTCCAACGATGGCGAGTTCAAGCTCTTGGACGCAGAGGAGGTAGCTCGGCTCTGGGGCCTGCGGAAGAACAAGACCAACATGAACTACGACAAGCTGAGCCGAGCTTTGAGATACTACTATGATAAG AATATTATCAAGAAAGTCAGTGGGCAGAAGTTCGTGTACAAGTTTGTGTGCTATCCGGATCCTGGAGCGGGGGAGGCCTCGAAGGATGACGGGAAGTGCAGGGAGTCGGTGACTGAACTGGCCCAGACCCCTAAACCCGGAGATTGCTCCCCCTACGTCCCCAAGCTGGCCAGAAGCAGCCCCAAGACTAGCCGCAACGAATACATGAGATCCGGCCTCTACTCCACCTTCACCATCCAATCCCTGCAGGCCCCGCCCAGCACACAGCCCAGGAGTAGCAAATTGGAAGCCCTGCCTACTGCTGAAGCTCCTCCCCTCCAAGAGGAGAGGAGTCAGAGCATTGACATTTCTCAGTATGAGTCTATGGATCAGAGCGATACAGACCTCTCGCTGGAAGTCAATATCCACAGCTCCAAAGAACTGCAACTACAT ATCACAGTGGATCCCCCAACCCCTGATATCAAACTGGAGGACCCCCTTGAAGACGCATGGGATGAG gtcacaGTAGACCCCCCAACCCCTGACATCAAAGTGGAGGACCCCCTTGAAGACACTGGGGATGAGGTTGAAGACCTGTCGGAGCCTCAGGTCTTCCTGGCCTCTCTCCCCGAGATCAAGACGACCAGTGAGGATCAGCCGCTGGCCCAGGAGATCCTGGTGGTGATCAACTCTCCGGAGAAGGAGGACGGGAAAGCCAAGGAGGACTATCTGGAGGAagtgaagaaggaggaggagaacctGCCACTGGCCTCAGGGCAGGAAGGACATCCCATGAAAGGGAAGAAGCCAAAAGACCTGGAAATCCCCTTCTCCACTGTGATCGGGCAGGAGAAGATGAACGCTGCTGTGAACTCCTTGCTGGCCCCTGGGAGCGCCTCATCTGTCATCACCTCTCATTCGCTG ACTCCTCTGCTGCTGACGCCAAGCTCATTGCCTCCGTCCATCCATTTCTGGAGTACCCTCAGCCCTATCGCCCCCAGGAGTCCCGCCAAGCTGTCCTTCCAG